The Blautia luti nucleotide sequence CAGCTGTTTGTTGTACCTAAGTCAATACCAATGATTTTTCCCATAATCTTGTTCCTCCTGTTTATTTTCAACTAGATTTGATATATTCTATATTTTCATGTAAATTAGTTGGCTACTTTTACCATACTGTGACGGACTACGAAATCCTTGTAAGTGTAGCCCTTCTGGAATTCTTCTACCACAATATTCTCACCGGCTTCTTCGTCCTCCACATGCATTACTGCGTTATGGAAGTTCGGATCAAATTCCTTACCGACTGCCTCGATTGGTTTCACACCCAGCTCATCCAATGTTGTGATCAGCTGTTTGTAGATCATCTTCATGCCATCCGCGAAAGAATCTCCTTCAGGTGCCTGTGCAAGGCCTCTTTCGAAGTTATCCACAACCGGGAGGATTTTCTCAACGATATCCTTGGCTCCGATGATGTACATGCTGGATTTCTCTTTCTCCGTTCTCTTACGGAAGTTATCGAACTC carries:
- the grpE gene encoding nucleotide exchange factor GrpE; protein product: MSEETKNTAQEEETTETPVTEEIVENEPEVVENGEAEAEEIPVEDGDEEASQDDKKESKSKTSFFGKKKKEKDKFEQQIEELTDRLKRNMAEFDNFRKRTEKEKSSMYIIGAKDIVEKILPVVDNFERGLAQAPEGDSFADGMKMIYKQLITTLDELGVKPIEAVGKEFDPNFHNAVMHVEDEEAGENIVVEEFQKGYTYKDFVVRHSMVKVAN